In Candidatus Hadarchaeales archaeon, the genomic stretch CTCCGCGTACCCCCTGAGGACCGAGGAAAGCCCCTCCGCCAGCTCCCCCACTCCCTCTTCCCCCACCTCTCCAAAACAAGAAGCCTCCTTGAAAACTGCCCAGACCTCGTTCTGGCCTTGGGGGGCGAAGGCAGCCAGCCAGCCTATCCTTTCCCCTTCCCCTATCCATCTCTCTCCCCTCCTGCGTTCCTCCCTCAACAGGTCCGACCAGAAATTCCTCCCCGTTCTCCTCCTGTACCTCTTACCTCCTTCCAGTACTTTCTCCAACCAAAAGGTGGGTGTACGGTCGACTAGGAGCTGGAAGTGGGGATGAACGATGCTGGCGGCAGCGGAGGGGAGATGGTTCCAGTTGAGCATCGCATAAACGGCCCTCGGTTCCACTCCCTTCACCCTCTCAAAGTATTCGAAGGAGAGACGGAGGGCATCCTCCAGCATCCTGGAATGGAAGTCCCTAACGGTTAGGAGATGCTCCCTGCTCAATACCACCACTGCATGGAACTCGGCGAAGGGGAAGAGGTTGGGGAAGAGTGTCGCCTCACCCTTCCTCATCCTCTCCTCTCCGAATTCTGGAGGAAGCTTGGGCGTGGAATCCTCCAAGTTTTCTGGACAGAAGAAGCAACCCTTGGCGGATTCCCTCAGGAGATCCAAGGGGCTTTCCCCCATCGCCTGCCTCACCCTTTTTGCCCTCTCGAGGTTGATCCTGCTCCATCTCCCCGTGAGGGGATCCTCCCTGAACTCCACCTTCTGGACCACCTCGTTGAATCCCTGTAGGGGACTGAGGAAACGGACCTCCCTCACTTCCTTGCGGAAGAGCATCACCCTATTAAGGGAAGGGGAAATATAGGTGATGACATGGGCAGGGGGCCCCTTCCCAAGTTCACCGAAGTCCATGTGAGGGCGGCGCTGGAACTCATCCACAGGATGGGAAGGGTGGGAAGACCCCTCCTCGGGAAGAAATTGGGATTGGGGGAGGGAAGTACCAGGGACCTCCTCCTTCTCCTCAAGAAGAGGGGACTGGTGAAACCTTCCCGGGGAGGACACGTCTTGACCGAGAAGGGGAGGAAGAAACTCGGGGAGCCCATGAAGTTTGTGAAGCTGGATTGTGGTGAGCTCACGGTGGGCGAGGTGGATGTGGCCGTGTTGGTGAAGGATGCGGCGGAAAAGGTAAGGGGAGGAATAGAGGAAAGGGACGAAGCCATCAAGATGGGGGCTCAAGGAGCCACCGTTCTCGTCTTCAAGGAAGGAGGGCTCTACTTTCCAGACAGCGGAAAGAGGGTGGAGGGAAGGATAGGGAAGGAACTGGTGGAGAACCTGAAACCGAGGGAAGGTGATGTGATCATCATAGGAACGGGAAAAAATGAAGTGGAAGCGGAAATGGGTGCGAGGGCAGCGGCCATGAGGCTGGAAAGGAAAAGGTGATTACCAGCTCGGTACCTCGTACCTGAACTTCACGTTTTCTCCGTCCCTGAGCTCGTAAGAACCTGCACCCACGCTGGCATACTTCCATTGATGGTTCTCCCAGATGTAGAACATCCAATACTTGCCCTCACTGGGATTATTGCTGAGCCCATTGATGGAGGTGATGAACTCCCCCAATCCGGGATAGTACTTCGTTTCTACCTTGGCCACCCTCTTGAGGGCATCCAAAGCCGTGGCCCCCTTCGCGAGACTCAGCCGGTGGGAAAGTTCTGCTTCCCCGTTGTCTATGACCACTCCCACGTCCACGGTCAGGATGGTTCCCTGGAGCTCCCTCAGGTCCGCGCGCAGGTCCGAAACCTCGTAAGCCAAGTACACCGTCCCCATGGCCATCACCACCAGCACCACCAGAATGGCCTTGGTCACCTCTTCCATCCTCTCACCTCCTTTCCGTTGTGGAAACGGAAGCCCCCACCCTTATCGGGATGGGGACTTCGAGCCTGATCTTGGTGCTTAGTTTCAACAAACCCACGAGCGGAGGAACGAAGAAGAGGGAAGAAAGGTGGTAGAGGGTAAAGGGCACCTGCAGGAGGAAAGCCGTGAACCATGTAGAAAGGGAGGTGAGGGGACCGTAGAACCCTGTGAGGGGACTGCCTATTATACCCGTCCAGAAATCGAAGAGGAGGATGGCTATGGCTGCCGTGAGGGTAGTTTTCCCCACCAAACGCCAGAAGCCGGAGAGGGGGGAGAGCTTGTTCCTAGTGGCCAACCACCAGACCATCAGAAAGCCCGACCAGGTAAAGAGGTAAATCCGGTGAAGTCCCCAGAAGAGGAGATCCACCAGCACTACTCCCCCAAGGACGAAGAGTCCGAAGGTCTTCCCCAGCTTCTTTTCCGCCTCCCCCACACCCCAAAGGTAAGTGGAACCGGTCACCACCAAAACTGGTATCACCAGCTCCATGTTGGGGAGGGTGAGCCCCTTCAGGTACAGGAGCTTGCTCACCCCGGCCAGTGAAAGGCAAATCCCGGCGAAAATCCAAAGCCTTTTCCTCAACTTTTCCTCAATTCCCATCTTATTGGATATATTGTCCAATATAAAAATCTTCGGAAGAAAAAAATTAAGGTCTTTTGTAGAGATAAAACCCTATCCACTCCTCCAGCACTCCCACCAGTCTCCTCCTGAGTTCCTCTCCCTTTACCCCATCCCTGCGGAGGGCAGAAATTCTGGAATGAAGAAAAGCTGAGTTGAATACATCCTTTATCCAACGCTCAAAGTCTCCCCTGTAGAGATGGAACTCCAACGACTCCGTACCCACTCTTTTCACGGCCTCCAAGAATTCCAGAAGGCTTTGGGCCTGTATCCCAAGGGGTCTGTCCATGCCGGAATAGAAGTGGAAGGGGGCTTCCACCTTTCTAGCAGGATCCATTCTTTTTTCTTTCTCATGCCACTAAAAAAAGAATACTTAATCCAATCGAAGAAATCGTTGGTATTCACAACCTTTAAATACATTATGGGACCTTTTTAAACGTGAGGCCAACGAGCGAAAGGGGAGTTTCACCGGTAGTTGGAGTAATCCTGCTGATAGCCATAACGGTGACGCTGGTAGGCATTGTGGCGACGCTGGTGGGAGGACTCGGCGGCAAGGGAACACCGCCAACCATAAACATCCAAGTGAGGGCCAGAAGTGGCCCTGATAACCAAGTTCTTCTCACCCTCATCCACAATGGAGGGGACTCCGTCTCCCTGGCCGACCTCATAGTAAAGGCTGGAGATGACGAAACCTCCTTGGGAGAAAACAGGGCCCTCGGTACGGGTCTCTTCTCCGTGGGCAGCTCGATACAGGTCTGGGTGAAGTGTCCCACGGACTACCGGACCGACAACATCATTGCAGTTTGTGTGATCCACAAACCCAGCAACCAAATGATTCTGCCTTTCACCAACGTCACGGTAGAGGCCTCTTGATCCCGGTACCAATTTTGTCCCCATCGAAATCCCTTCGCATGCCCAACCTCAGGGAAGAGAAGGGAGTTTCCGAGGCCTTAGGGGCGGCAATGGTCCTGAGCATCCTCCTTGCGGCTTTCTCCACTTGGTATCCCACCTACGTCCGTTCCTCCGTTTACGACAGCGAGGCCAAACACATGGAAGAAGTCCGTGATGCCTTCTTGAAACTCCAGTCAGGAATAAGCATGTTGGAGAAAGGACAATCGATGTTGGTGAATCTGAGAATGCAGGGTGAAAAACCACGTTTCGTTCCCGCCCCAGGAAAGGTAGGAAGGGTACTGGTCCGTGGCGGTCCCCAGTCCGGCGTGGGTTCCCTCTTCACCGAGAGCCTTGGATCACAACCCTGCCCCGAAAGCTTGAAGGGAGAGGGAGGAGGATGGTATGAACTCAGCCCTTTGGTCTTTTTGGAAAAGTTCTGGAGCATGGAAAACTGGGAAATGCTTCTAGAAGTCGATGACCCCAACACTCCTTCCCCGGAATGGACGCCCCTCAAATCCGCAA encodes the following:
- a CDS encoding DUF4430 domain-containing protein translates to MEEVTKAILVVLVVMAMGTVYLAYEVSDLRADLRELQGTILTVDVGVVIDNGEAELSHRLSLAKGATALDALKRVAKVETKYYPGLGEFITSINGLSNNPSEGKYWMFYIWENHQWKYASVGAGSYELRDGENVKFRYEVPSW
- a CDS encoding type IV pilin N-terminal domain-containing protein, with the translated sequence MRPTSERGVSPVVGVILLIAITVTLVGIVATLVGGLGGKGTPPTINIQVRARSGPDNQVLLTLIHNGGDSVSLADLIVKAGDDETSLGENRALGTGLFSVGSSIQVWVKCPTDYRTDNIIAVCVIHKPSNQMILPFTNVTVEAS
- a CDS encoding DUF4443 domain-containing protein, with translation MGRGPLPKFTEVHVRAALELIHRMGRVGRPLLGKKLGLGEGSTRDLLLLLKKRGLVKPSRGGHVLTEKGRKKLGEPMKFVKLDCGELTVGEVDVAVLVKDAAEKVRGGIEERDEAIKMGAQGATVLVFKEGGLYFPDSGKRVEGRIGKELVENLKPREGDVIIIGTGKNEVEAEMGARAAAMRLERKR